A section of the Bacillus pumilus genome encodes:
- a CDS encoding glycosyltransferase family 4 protein, producing the protein MSKRILLITQNFYPEIGSAGNRLKNIYLMLQRKGYDVRVLTTHPSYPEKNFYHNDKFWDEEELNNEDKRIIRVAVKNKKYSFSFLNRLIYYLEIMSRMIIFIFRDKNKYDLIYVTTPPIFVALSGVIAKHKYKAKMILDIRDLWPDSLKGVGIFKHSLIIWFFKKVEKYIYKKSDHIVINSKGFQKYLVDQKEKITFIPNSARKEELPKNDKKTTEQFTVVFAGNLGLAQDISVFENIVGKLKDHNIKVIIIGYGVNKQKLEKSIAEKNFQHVEFIIPVSRKECLEIMAQCDVGIATLNHSVIFETVLPGRIIDYLTCKLPVVASVSGYSKELIEREKVGLIASTKTSNEMVSHILHLYKNPKLVEAMKNNCRTFIEKNFLWDNNILILDELIKKIIKKVN; encoded by the coding sequence TTGTCCAAAAGAATTTTGCTTATCACTCAAAATTTTTACCCTGAAATTGGTAGTGCGGGTAATAGGCTTAAAAATATTTATTTAATGCTACAGAGAAAAGGTTATGATGTAAGGGTCTTAACAACTCACCCAAGTTATCCTGAAAAGAACTTCTATCATAATGATAAATTTTGGGATGAGGAAGAATTAAATAATGAAGATAAAAGAATTATAAGAGTTGCAGTGAAAAATAAGAAATATTCGTTTAGCTTTTTAAATAGACTTATCTATTATCTAGAAATTATGTCGAGAATGATCATATTTATTTTTAGAGATAAAAATAAATATGATCTAATTTATGTTACAACGCCTCCGATATTTGTTGCACTTTCTGGAGTAATTGCAAAACACAAATATAAGGCGAAAATGATTTTAGATATTAGAGATTTATGGCCAGATTCATTAAAAGGCGTAGGTATTTTCAAACATTCTTTAATTATTTGGTTTTTTAAAAAAGTTGAAAAATATATATATAAAAAATCTGATCATATTGTAATAAATAGCAAAGGATTCCAAAAATATCTGGTGGATCAAAAAGAAAAAATAACATTCATTCCAAACTCAGCAAGAAAAGAAGAGTTACCTAAAAATGATAAGAAAACAACAGAACAATTTACGGTTGTTTTTGCTGGTAATCTAGGGTTAGCCCAAGATATAAGCGTCTTTGAGAATATTGTAGGGAAACTTAAAGATCATAATATTAAAGTGATAATTATCGGTTATGGGGTTAATAAACAAAAACTTGAGAAATCTATTGCTGAAAAAAACTTTCAACATGTTGAATTCATTATACCAGTGTCAAGAAAAGAATGTCTGGAAATAATGGCACAATGTGATGTCGGTATAGCAACTCTTAATCACTCGGTAATCTTTGAGACAGTTCTTCCTGGGCGTATTATAGACTATTTAACTTGTAAATTACCTGTAGTCGCATCAGTCTCGGGCTATTCAAAGGAGTTAATTGAACGAGAAAAAGTTGGTTTAATCGCAAGTACGAAAACTAGTAATGAAATGGTTTCTCATATTCTTCATTTATATAAAAATCCTAAACTAGTTGAAGCAATGAAAAATAATTGTCGCACGTTTATTGAAAAAAATTTTTTGTGGGATAATAATATACTGATATTAGATGAATTGATAAAAAAAATAATAAAAAAGGTTAATTAG
- a CDS encoding glucosaminidase domain-containing protein — protein sequence MKKTIKIMLLAAAFGMTVHTGKEAQAASYVDQSIYTMNTSKVFTTESEVKKAVETLKKDKKWTATYQTSGNTSTYQLTASGYESQAAASASAAALKKETGMSGTVSPVGDRLPLQKVVSDPVNDEAQAKKLSLELTKTSGLNSTYEAINQSRPSYQVISGTIDSETKVKNIQTELQKQAGVTSTYQTENKAGTVYQLISGGIVGQSKANTILQGFQKESGLKAVLQTVTAGKPYYIVTSAAQVNQSKAQTLLTQLQREAKINGKIQKTGALKNVYRLESGYFKDSKQASSAAAQIKKQTGATGTVQRVGKTKNYIVKLNQLNDTAYGKTVAFFKKKKWRYTSQKISSTQPYQVVTGNLLGDDQAKKAAAFFQKKKVSATTKKTGKASDSTYRLVVNQSAEQAKINKGAAYLKTQKVTSSITTGKGQAVSKTYSLKTTPVYEQSKVKQAQEIIKKNGVASSTKTLAEVVKQYRITTEPTVNQTKLNQALSYLTKQKMKAAAQKTGTADYAQYQIKTGTISTATLRDQGLAFFKKRNEPAVYQTTTKPTYKINITQQFTGLPTVNAAIAFVKSQYGWTATAVKIKNGPMVMQTNYNLTVNEMVNKQMKVSPQTDGAAYVYAPYVDAATSTVNTDGLNVRSTPDSSSASNIVAQLNKGAKVKQLGKEGNWIKISLGWRNASAAEVQKYVDPANIAEGTQSYFQFLKLSEAANLNPAEVNSKILAGKGILAGKGQAFITAAKTYHINEIYLISHALLETGNGGSILANGTMFNGKKVYNMYGIGAYDSNPNYLGAKYAYEQQWFTPEAAIIGGAKFIGNSYINHATYKQDTIYKMRWSSAATHQYATDIGWAYKQVTRMYSLYNLLDNYTLYYDIPVYNK from the coding sequence GTGAAAAAAACCATCAAGATTATGTTACTCGCAGCTGCCTTTGGTATGACAGTACATACGGGCAAAGAAGCACAAGCAGCCTCCTATGTCGATCAATCCATTTATACGATGAACACCTCAAAAGTATTTACAACAGAATCAGAAGTGAAAAAAGCAGTGGAAACATTGAAGAAGGACAAAAAGTGGACAGCCACTTATCAAACCTCAGGAAACACGTCGACCTATCAGCTCACTGCCTCAGGATATGAATCACAAGCAGCAGCGAGTGCAAGTGCAGCTGCATTAAAAAAAGAGACGGGCATGAGCGGTACAGTGTCGCCAGTAGGTGACCGGCTCCCTTTACAAAAGGTCGTATCTGACCCCGTCAATGATGAAGCTCAGGCGAAAAAGCTCTCACTCGAGCTAACGAAAACATCAGGACTCAATAGCACCTATGAGGCCATCAATCAAAGCAGACCTTCTTATCAGGTCATTTCAGGAACCATTGATTCTGAAACGAAAGTTAAAAACATTCAAACCGAATTACAAAAGCAGGCCGGTGTCACGAGTACATACCAAACTGAAAACAAAGCTGGCACTGTGTATCAGCTGATTTCAGGTGGTATCGTTGGACAAAGTAAGGCGAATACGATCCTGCAAGGCTTTCAAAAAGAGTCTGGTTTAAAAGCAGTGCTTCAAACGGTGACAGCAGGCAAGCCGTATTACATCGTCACATCAGCTGCACAAGTGAACCAGTCAAAAGCACAGACACTTCTTACCCAGCTTCAAAGAGAAGCAAAGATCAACGGGAAGATTCAAAAGACAGGCGCTTTAAAAAATGTGTATCGCTTGGAATCAGGCTATTTCAAAGACAGCAAACAAGCATCCTCCGCAGCGGCCCAGATTAAGAAACAAACCGGCGCTACAGGGACTGTGCAGCGAGTGGGAAAAACAAAAAATTATATCGTGAAGCTCAATCAACTGAACGATACAGCATACGGAAAAACGGTGGCCTTTTTCAAGAAAAAGAAATGGCGCTACACATCGCAAAAGATCTCTTCTACACAGCCATATCAAGTAGTGACTGGAAACCTATTAGGAGATGATCAAGCGAAAAAAGCAGCAGCTTTCTTCCAAAAGAAAAAGGTATCAGCGACAACGAAAAAAACAGGTAAAGCATCTGACAGCACGTATCGACTTGTCGTCAATCAATCAGCGGAGCAAGCCAAAATCAATAAAGGTGCCGCATATTTAAAAACGCAGAAGGTGACAAGCAGCATTACAACTGGTAAGGGCCAAGCTGTCAGCAAAACGTATAGTCTTAAGACGACACCTGTATATGAGCAAAGTAAAGTCAAGCAGGCTCAAGAGATCATCAAAAAAAATGGCGTTGCCAGCAGTACAAAAACGTTGGCAGAAGTGGTTAAACAATACCGAATCACAACAGAGCCGACAGTGAATCAGACAAAACTCAATCAAGCGCTAAGCTATTTAACGAAACAAAAAATGAAAGCAGCTGCTCAAAAAACAGGGACAGCTGATTATGCTCAATATCAGATTAAAACAGGTACCATCTCAACAGCTACATTGCGCGACCAAGGCTTGGCATTTTTCAAAAAACGGAATGAACCAGCTGTCTATCAGACAACAACGAAACCAACCTACAAAATCAACATTACGCAGCAATTCACAGGATTACCAACTGTAAATGCGGCGATTGCTTTTGTGAAAAGTCAATATGGCTGGACAGCTACAGCCGTAAAAATCAAAAATGGCCCAATGGTCATGCAAACGAACTACAACCTCACTGTCAACGAGATGGTGAACAAGCAAATGAAGGTGTCCCCACAGACCGATGGTGCAGCCTATGTATATGCACCATATGTCGACGCGGCGACGTCAACTGTGAATACGGACGGCTTAAATGTTCGTTCGACACCTGATTCGAGCTCTGCTAGCAACATCGTGGCGCAGCTGAATAAAGGAGCAAAAGTGAAACAGCTTGGGAAAGAAGGAAACTGGATCAAGATCAGCCTTGGCTGGAGAAATGCAAGTGCAGCAGAGGTGCAAAAATATGTAGACCCAGCTAACATTGCAGAAGGCACTCAATCTTACTTCCAATTTCTAAAACTCTCTGAAGCTGCGAATCTCAATCCGGCAGAAGTCAATTCAAAGATTCTAGCAGGCAAAGGGATTCTAGCAGGTAAAGGACAAGCCTTTATTACGGCAGCGAAAACGTATCATATCAACGAAATTTATCTCATTTCTCATGCGTTGCTTGAAACAGGTAACGGAGGTTCCATTTTAGCGAATGGGACGATGTTTAATGGAAAGAAAGTATATAACATGTATGGCATTGGCGCATACGACAGCAATCCAAATTACCTCGGTGCAAAATATGCGTATGAACAGCAATGGTTCACGCCAGAGGCAGCGATTATTGGCGGGGCAAAATTCATTGGCAACAGCTATATCAATCACGCCACATACAAACAAGATACGATTTATAAAATGCGCTGGTCTAGTGCAGCGACTCATCAATATGCAACAGATATTGGCTGGGCATATAAACAAGTCACTCGTATGTATAGCTTGTATAACTTACTTGATAACTATACGCTCTATTACGATATCCCAGTCTATAACAAATAA
- the tagD gene encoding glycerol-3-phosphate cytidylyltransferase, whose protein sequence is MKKVITYGTFDLLHWGHIKLLERAKQLGDYLVVAISTDEFNLQKSKKAYHSYEHRKLILETIRYVDEVIPENSWDQKVRDVQEHDIDVFVMGDDWEGKFDFLKEHCEVVYLKRTEGISTTQIKEEIAGL, encoded by the coding sequence ATGAAGAAAGTTATTACTTACGGTACATTTGATTTATTACACTGGGGGCACATTAAGCTGCTTGAACGTGCAAAGCAGCTTGGAGATTACTTAGTGGTGGCCATTTCGACAGATGAGTTTAACTTACAGAAATCAAAAAAGGCTTATCATAGCTACGAGCATCGAAAGCTCATTCTTGAAACGATTCGTTATGTAGACGAAGTCATTCCAGAAAACAGCTGGGATCAAAAAGTCCGTGACGTGCAAGAGCACGATATTGATGTGTTTGTCATGGGAGATGACTGGGAAGGTAAATTCGATTTCTTGAAAGAGCATTGCGAAGTCGTGTACTTGAAAAGAACAGAAGGTATCTCGACAACACAAATTAAGGAAGAAATTGCAGGACTTTAA
- a CDS encoding CDP-glycerol glycerophosphotransferase family protein has translation MRTIRSMIISGYAAFVSFIGWLMSGVKPRENQVTLLVSFQENAAALIDTYQQQANMKMKLTVLYTKHASAIEKDTSHLSFRYFHEKNPLHLIQCIYTMFKSKVVVTDNYFLMTSVLRKRPSTTCIQVWHANGALKKFGLEDASNSERSPRDIKRFKRVYASFDYIVTGSNHMREIFKSSFGVNDERFLPTGVPMTDLYYDQRRHSLKRNDFPKGKKILLYAPTYRDFAMDGLILPFSKEQLQTELNGDYILLVKLHPAVKHLAKAETDDEWIFDVSDQPLYPLLRVCDVLITDYSSIVFEYALLEKPVLFFTYDLDTYREKRGLVDRYEDIIPGKACVTQNMLLKELLHLKESDHQRQIKTFAEEWNQYSEGRSSEQLLSFIEQQLLHKKRPASQ, from the coding sequence ATGAGAACTATACGCTCAATGATCATTTCAGGCTATGCAGCTTTCGTTTCTTTCATTGGATGGCTAATGAGCGGCGTGAAACCACGGGAAAACCAGGTGACGCTGCTTGTTTCATTTCAAGAGAATGCAGCTGCTCTTATTGATACTTATCAACAACAGGCGAACATGAAGATGAAGCTCACTGTCCTCTACACGAAGCATGCTTCTGCGATAGAAAAGGACACGTCTCATTTGTCATTTCGCTATTTTCATGAAAAAAATCCTCTCCATCTCATTCAATGTATTTATACAATGTTTAAAAGCAAGGTTGTCGTGACAGATAATTACTTTCTCATGACAAGTGTACTCAGAAAACGTCCTTCTACCACTTGTATTCAAGTATGGCATGCCAATGGGGCGTTGAAAAAATTTGGTCTTGAAGATGCATCAAATTCAGAACGAAGTCCTCGTGACATCAAACGATTCAAACGAGTCTATGCGTCTTTCGATTATATTGTTACAGGCTCAAATCATATGCGCGAGATTTTTAAGTCTTCGTTTGGGGTAAATGATGAACGTTTTTTACCAACTGGTGTACCAATGACGGATTTGTACTATGATCAGCGCCGACATTCATTGAAGCGGAATGATTTTCCTAAAGGGAAAAAGATCCTGCTTTATGCGCCGACCTATCGAGACTTTGCAATGGACGGTCTTATCCTGCCTTTTTCAAAGGAGCAATTGCAAACAGAGCTAAACGGCGATTATATTCTGCTCGTCAAGTTACATCCTGCGGTCAAGCATTTAGCGAAGGCGGAAACAGACGATGAATGGATATTTGATGTATCTGATCAGCCGCTTTATCCATTGCTTCGTGTGTGCGATGTCCTGATCACAGATTACTCGTCGATCGTATTTGAATATGCGCTGCTTGAAAAGCCCGTTTTATTCTTCACCTATGACTTAGACACTTATCGAGAGAAGCGCGGTTTAGTCGATCGGTATGAGGACATCATTCCCGGGAAGGCTTGTGTCACTCAAAACATGCTCTTGAAAGAGCTCCTTCATCTAAAAGAATCAGATCACCAAAGACAAATCAAAACCTTTGCCGAGGAATGGAATCAATATTCAGAGGGAAGGTCCAGTGAACAGCTCTTATCCTTTATTGAACAGCAGCTCTTACACAAAAAACGTCCGGCTTCTCAATAG
- a CDS encoding glycosyltransferase, whose amino-acid sequence MDNNERLSVLIQTWFNKLRKKTHEDNQSQPQQQLQIPDMEYYFITGRIKEKYGGMTKSLLLRANLFGLKNISTHFLTFSYDQEFSQKVKGIFDKQIVDPNVTKIQNMYEDFLIPNCSPKEQYQPTYHAGNNKGSFDHEDPSVRMIRNEKSNQIEIVDYFHPNQQLEKREEYNSQGQLHKVSYFSQETGKVYRELFIYENTHIYMKKGYADLKEEAKSKLRDIIWYSEEGIKTFKNEKELRQEWLTTIQYKNDRKKLFLVDSRKQDKYVFQLKKRSSSYFSAIIHSKHYEREKTELRSDYNELFTQVRKQKVDAVFFITEEQKTDVVKQFGHQNIFFLTPHTLDRSSHQVQDHYTADPNKVLMMARLTKIKNVIDAIRSFEFVIKEVPNARLEIFGSGPQEKQLKQEIKRLDLGNNVFLKGFTQNPDAEFRTARMSLSTSIFEGCPLSIMESIVNNCPVITYNYDYGASTLVKNQFNGFVVEQYEVKQLANKIIELLKNDEQYQIFSENCQETAEVYSIPNYYENWTTALHKMIEVREKRDQIQKMMKSIHFKLVGIDVEHHILSLDLHIEGAIEKRKKVILELVGYDRHNHAELFSKKIENLKVSFPIGHASIQAALKRNKTKYVDFYIRMRDAEYNENIKRLPIAEHLLNEKDVSKVDGVSYKTIKGNYSWKVNK is encoded by the coding sequence TTGGACAACAATGAAAGGTTGAGTGTTTTGATCCAAACATGGTTTAACAAGCTTAGAAAAAAGACACATGAAGATAATCAAAGTCAGCCGCAACAACAATTGCAAATTCCTGATATGGAGTATTACTTTATTACTGGAAGAATTAAAGAAAAATATGGTGGTATGACGAAGTCGTTATTACTACGTGCGAACTTATTTGGATTAAAGAATATTTCAACCCATTTTTTAACCTTTTCATATGATCAAGAATTTTCTCAGAAAGTGAAAGGGATCTTTGACAAGCAAATAGTCGATCCTAACGTGACGAAAATCCAAAATATGTATGAAGATTTCCTTATTCCAAATTGTTCACCAAAGGAACAGTATCAGCCAACTTATCACGCTGGCAACAATAAAGGGTCATTTGATCATGAAGATCCATCGGTTCGTATGATTAGAAATGAAAAATCAAATCAAATTGAGATAGTTGATTATTTTCATCCAAATCAGCAATTGGAGAAGCGAGAGGAATATAACTCCCAAGGGCAGTTGCATAAAGTTTCCTATTTCTCTCAGGAAACGGGCAAAGTCTATCGAGAACTATTCATTTATGAAAACACTCATATTTATATGAAAAAAGGATATGCTGATCTTAAAGAAGAAGCTAAAAGTAAATTGAGAGACATCATTTGGTATTCCGAAGAAGGGATAAAAACCTTTAAAAATGAAAAAGAATTAAGACAAGAGTGGCTTACAACTATTCAGTATAAAAATGATCGGAAAAAGCTCTTTTTAGTTGATAGCCGGAAGCAGGATAAGTATGTGTTCCAATTGAAAAAAAGGAGTTCATCTTATTTCTCAGCAATCATTCACAGTAAACACTATGAAAGAGAAAAGACGGAATTACGTTCTGATTATAATGAATTATTTACTCAAGTAAGAAAACAAAAAGTAGATGCCGTCTTTTTTATCACTGAAGAGCAAAAAACAGACGTAGTGAAACAATTTGGTCATCAAAATATATTCTTTTTAACACCACATACATTAGATCGTTCGTCGCATCAAGTACAAGATCACTATACTGCTGATCCGAATAAGGTACTGATGATGGCGAGATTGACCAAAATAAAAAATGTCATAGATGCCATACGTTCGTTTGAATTTGTGATAAAGGAAGTACCGAATGCAAGGCTTGAAATCTTTGGTTCAGGACCTCAAGAAAAGCAACTAAAACAAGAAATTAAAAGATTAGACTTGGGGAATAATGTCTTCTTGAAAGGATTCACTCAAAATCCTGATGCTGAATTTAGAACAGCTAGAATGTCCCTTTCTACCTCTATTTTTGAAGGCTGCCCATTGTCAATCATGGAATCAATCGTTAACAATTGCCCTGTGATTACCTATAATTACGATTATGGTGCTAGCACGCTTGTGAAAAATCAGTTTAATGGATTTGTTGTTGAGCAGTATGAAGTGAAACAGTTAGCTAACAAAATCATTGAATTGTTGAAAAATGATGAACAGTATCAGATTTTTTCAGAAAATTGTCAGGAGACTGCAGAGGTATATTCAATTCCCAACTATTATGAAAACTGGACAACGGCACTTCATAAAATGATAGAAGTGCGAGAAAAAAGAGACCAAATTCAAAAAATGATGAAGTCTATTCATTTTAAATTAGTGGGAATTGATGTTGAACATCATATTCTTTCCTTGGATTTGCACATAGAAGGTGCTATTGAAAAACGAAAAAAGGTTATATTAGAACTTGTCGGTTATGATCGGCATAACCATGCCGAGTTATTCTCTAAAAAAATCGAAAATTTAAAGGTCTCCTTTCCAATTGGACATGCATCCATACAAGCTGCATTGAAACGGAACAAAACGAAATATGTTGATTTCTATATTAGAATGAGAGACGCAGAATACAATGAAAACATTAAGCGTTTACCAATTGCCGAGCATCTGCTCAATGAAAAAGATGTATCAAAAGTTGACGGTGTTTCTTATAAGACAATTAAAGGGAATTATTCTTGGAAGGTGAATAAATAA
- a CDS encoding CDP-glycerol glycerophosphotransferase family protein, producing the protein MIEEAVQKKSIVECLKNHDQKIEILLRIDDDRPLEGRLFYLLMRERVSKQEVYLPLKHLVENQFQIELHEDSFSNKMEQGQTYNLYVTDFSEMLTDSSENEDETEDSSYDSEGDDEEVELEEEEDQFTSENNQYYKCRLRLDVEMPELCFIENKSAMLLAVPYRTDKGNASIKIKREMKVKKTNQISLNETNLLTISGYCGVISAEHSYRIKNIQILFKRGEVEHRFPVNYQRKSDVDGYRTDGEIPEIYPFNVEVPLGGLTYSTDKRYIYRMYLEFICEVNGTEETLTTPSLVFGDRSIQLKGLVQIQKQNNVPIRYEVYRKKKRRQTLGIRINDYTMKTRVKYYVKSKWKKFKKQIGKIKKVRNRLVTSTFKTTFQLASKLSVKKKTVVFESFNGKQFSCNPRGIYEYMKENHPEYTLIWSVKKGHEAPFKEKGIYYINRLSLKWIFAMARAEYWVVNSRLPLWVPKPEHTTYLQTWHGTPLKRLAMDMDEVHMPGTNTKKYKKNFTKEASNWDYLISPNAYSTEIFTRAFQFQKTMIESGYPRNDFLHNQNNEETMRALKQKMNLPLDKKLILYAPTWRDDQFYKKGQYKFDLDLDLHEMRAALGDEYIIILRMHYLVAENFDLGPYEGFAYDFSHYEDIRDLYMISDLLITDYSSVFFDYANLKRPMLFYVPDIETYRDKLRGFYFDFEQEAPGPLVKETASVIDWVRETEQPIFTLPASFAPFYEKFCYLESGESSQRVVKTVFKY; encoded by the coding sequence ATGATTGAAGAAGCCGTTCAGAAGAAAAGTATCGTTGAGTGTTTAAAGAACCACGATCAAAAAATAGAAATTTTGTTGAGGATAGATGATGATAGGCCATTAGAAGGTCGATTATTTTATTTACTCATGAGAGAAAGGGTCTCAAAGCAGGAAGTATACCTTCCTCTTAAACATCTAGTGGAAAATCAATTTCAAATAGAGCTTCATGAAGATTCTTTCTCGAATAAAATGGAACAAGGGCAAACGTACAACTTATATGTGACGGATTTTTCTGAGATGCTGACTGATAGTAGTGAGAATGAAGATGAAACCGAAGACTCTTCATATGATTCTGAGGGTGATGACGAAGAGGTTGAATTGGAGGAGGAAGAAGACCAATTCACAAGTGAAAACAACCAGTATTATAAGTGTCGTCTAAGGCTAGATGTGGAGATGCCTGAACTCTGTTTCATAGAAAATAAAAGTGCAATGCTCCTTGCTGTACCATATCGTACGGATAAAGGTAATGCTTCTATTAAGATCAAGAGAGAAATGAAGGTCAAGAAAACGAATCAGATATCACTTAATGAGACCAATCTCCTTACTATAAGTGGATATTGTGGTGTCATAAGTGCTGAGCACTCTTATCGAATCAAAAACATTCAAATTCTGTTTAAAAGGGGCGAAGTGGAGCATCGGTTCCCCGTAAACTATCAGCGAAAAAGTGATGTGGATGGTTATAGAACGGATGGGGAGATCCCGGAAATATATCCATTCAACGTTGAAGTTCCTTTAGGAGGATTAACTTATTCTACAGATAAGAGATATATCTATAGAATGTATTTAGAATTTATATGTGAAGTTAATGGAACAGAAGAGACTTTAACAACACCATCTCTTGTGTTTGGAGATCGATCTATTCAACTAAAGGGACTCGTCCAAATACAAAAGCAGAATAATGTCCCAATTCGATATGAGGTGTATCGAAAGAAAAAGAGACGACAAACGCTAGGCATTCGAATCAATGATTATACAATGAAGACTCGTGTGAAGTACTACGTCAAAAGCAAGTGGAAGAAGTTCAAAAAGCAAATCGGTAAAATAAAGAAAGTCCGTAACCGTCTTGTGACAAGTACCTTCAAAACGACCTTTCAGCTTGCGAGCAAGCTGTCTGTGAAAAAGAAAACTGTTGTTTTTGAAAGTTTTAATGGAAAACAATTTAGTTGTAACCCGCGTGGGATCTATGAGTATATGAAAGAAAATCATCCAGAATATACGTTGATCTGGAGCGTGAAAAAAGGGCATGAAGCACCGTTTAAGGAAAAGGGCATCTACTATATCAATCGTCTGTCATTGAAATGGATTTTTGCAATGGCAAGAGCCGAATATTGGGTCGTCAACAGCCGTTTACCTCTATGGGTTCCAAAACCAGAGCATACAACATACTTGCAGACATGGCACGGTACACCGTTAAAACGACTGGCGATGGATATGGACGAGGTGCATATGCCTGGAACAAACACGAAGAAATACAAAAAGAATTTCACGAAAGAAGCATCGAATTGGGACTACCTCATATCTCCCAACGCTTACTCGACTGAAATCTTTACACGTGCCTTCCAATTTCAAAAGACCATGATTGAGTCAGGATATCCGAGAAATGACTTCCTTCATAATCAAAACAATGAAGAAACGATGAGAGCACTCAAACAAAAGATGAACCTGCCACTTGATAAAAAATTGATCTTATATGCTCCGACATGGAGAGACGATCAATTTTATAAAAAAGGGCAGTACAAATTTGATTTAGATCTTGATTTGCATGAGATGAGAGCTGCACTTGGAGATGAATATATCATTATTCTGCGCATGCACTATTTAGTTGCTGAAAACTTTGATTTAGGACCATATGAAGGCTTTGCCTATGACTTCTCTCATTACGAAGACATTAGAGACCTTTATATGATTTCTGATCTGCTCATCACAGATTACTCATCTGTGTTCTTTGATTATGCAAACCTCAAACGTCCGATGCTATTCTATGTGCCAGACATCGAAACATATCGTGACAAGCTGAGAGGCTTCTACTTCGACTTTGAACAAGAAGCACCTGGACCTCTTGTGAAAGAAACAGCCAGCGTCATTGACTGGGTAAGAGAAACAGAACAGCCGATCTTTACTTTGCCAGCTTCATTCGCACCGTTTTATGAGAAATTCTGTTACTTAGAGAGCGGGGAGTCTTCGCAACGTGTGGTGAAGACTGTTTTTAAATATTAA
- a CDS encoding WecB/TagA/CpsF family glycosyltransferase — protein sequence MQTEVVSNLSYVNGDLDEFISYMNHHHISQRRGAMIATVNPEIGYAVMKDDAYHQVVSSADYVLPDGVGVVLMSRLTQSPLKSRIAGFDVFMSMLDLANKQSKSIFLYGAKKEVLEAVKQRIDTEYPNVVIAGSCDGYQADKRFVAKQIARSKADMVFVALGYPNQENFIYEYRHLFPQAVCIGLGGSFDVFSGTVKRAPRWMIKTNTEWLYRLVVNPWRWKRMLNIPKYAFAVLKENKGKKRYYPEQVKDQTKQL from the coding sequence ATGCAAACAGAAGTGGTCTCTAACCTTTCTTATGTAAACGGCGACCTAGATGAATTTATTAGTTATATGAATCACCATCATATTTCTCAAAGAAGAGGCGCCATGATTGCGACAGTCAATCCAGAGATTGGCTATGCTGTTATGAAGGATGATGCGTATCATCAAGTTGTCTCTTCTGCGGATTATGTTCTGCCGGATGGTGTAGGCGTTGTCTTGATGTCACGTTTGACACAAAGTCCGCTGAAGTCAAGAATTGCTGGCTTTGATGTCTTCATGTCTATGCTTGATCTAGCAAACAAGCAGTCTAAAAGTATCTTTTTATATGGGGCAAAAAAAGAAGTGCTTGAGGCTGTTAAACAGCGAATTGATACGGAATATCCAAATGTGGTCATTGCAGGCAGCTGTGACGGCTATCAAGCCGATAAACGTTTCGTAGCAAAACAAATCGCCCGCTCGAAAGCCGATATGGTATTCGTTGCTTTAGGTTATCCAAATCAGGAGAACTTTATTTATGAATACCGTCATTTATTCCCGCAGGCTGTTTGCATCGGTTTAGGCGGAAGCTTTGATGTATTTAGCGGAACGGTGAAGCGTGCACCACGCTGGATGATTAAAACAAATACAGAATGGCTGTACAGACTTGTTGTGAATCCATGGAGATGGAAACGAATGCTGAATATTCCCAAATACGCTTTTGCCGTATTGAAAGAAAACAAAGGGAAAAAACGTTACTATCCTGAGCAAGTAAAGGATCAGACGAAGCAGCTGTGA